One window of the Eucalyptus grandis isolate ANBG69807.140 chromosome 8, ASM1654582v1, whole genome shotgun sequence genome contains the following:
- the LOC108957765 gene encoding disease resistance protein RPV1-like isoform X1, which yields MTQVESSNEQGQNQTKGILAYEVREMEYGRALQLFCKHAFRRDSPVEGYDHLAEKIVRRVGMLPLAVEVIGSSLYCEGLVLEEHLDKIELWKDTLKQLDEGPHKDVQDALMISYDRLEPKNKEVFLDIACFFTNEDQTYPIIMWRDRNYHPYHAISILLLRSLIKTRDGKKFWMHDQVRDLGRYIVLEEYPCKENPHKFNRVWIQEDALKLLERKERNPDVEALSLTSNGCSRNFTPEEFAALPNLRFLRLKESDFCGDFKNLLSELRWLSWQTWETTFHANNFHFSNLHVLDLSDSNIRDGWGGWSQMKMDRLKILDLTGCVRLKKTPEFSNFMSLEKLILARCVELTTIDRSINKLEHLTSLNIKGCRLLGELPEEVSALQSLTEVIMPQTFQCFKLLEAFGNLKSLLSLILDEHLGISQLPSYIGGLVKVTYLSLRWCMGIEKLPCSLGKMEMLGELDLSMSGIVELPDSIGDMKKLKVIRVSYTMIRNFPHAIGQVEMLEELHAKKCWDLTDENLEEIGKLSHLKILDLSYTHVSRFSTVLGCLSHLHTLELGSSDLQEVPDLPSSLTRLHMQACQFQSILDLSSLVNLDYLELSRLTVSREKPDPSWTNNLPVKQLIHPLPSGLSTLKCRGIMLLPSLSNLRKLSVLCVIEYPMPYFSISQELIHLTELKLSKCKFVEIIYVSCLKNLQHLELNRLDRLVKIEGLLELASLLYFRISDCYRIKRLPNLSKLDKLQHIELEACPKIKAIEGIKGLERLVWDNRGCIVLERLLDVSRSTWISRKTPECQVS from the exons ATGACTCAAGTGGAATCATCTAATGAACAAGgccaaaatcaaaccaaaggaATTTTAGCTTATGAAGTTCGTGAGATGGAATATGGTCGAGCACTTCAGTTATTTTGTAAGCATGCATTCAGAAGAGACTCTCCTGTAGAAGGATATGACCATCTTGCAGAGAAAATTGTCCGTAGAGTAGGGATGCTTCCTTTGGCTGTTGAGGTGATAGGTTCATCTCTTTATTGTGAGGGCTTGGTCCTGGAGGAACATCTTGATAAAATAGAGTTATGGAAAGACACATTGAAGCAATTAGATGAAGGTCCTCACAAGGATGTCCAAGATGCATTAATGATAAGTTATGATCGATTGGAGCCTAAGAACAAAGAAGTATTTTTagatattgcttgctttttcacCAATGAGGACCAAACATATCCAATTATCATGTGGCGTGACCGTAATTACCATCCTTACCATGCAATTAGTATTCTCCTCCTGCGGTCCTTGATAAAAACTAGAGATGGTAAAaagttttggatgcatgaccaagttCGAGATCTGGGAAGGTACATTGTCCTCGAAGAATATCCTTGCAAAGAAAATCCTCACAAATTTAATAGGGTATGGATTCAAGAGGATGCTTTAAAGCTATTGGAGAGAAAAGAG AGAAATCCAGATGTAGAAGCATTAAGCCTGACTTCCAATGGCTGTAGCCGCAACTTTACACCTGAAGAGTTTGCCGCTCTACCAAATCTAAGGTTCCTTCGATTGAAAGAGTCTGATTTTTGTGGTGACTTCAAGAATCTTCTTTCGGagctaagatggctttcttggcaaaCGTGGGAAACAACTTTCCATGCGAATAACTTTCACTTTAGCAATTTGCATGTGCTTGACCTTTCAGATAGCAATATTAGAGATGGTTGGGGTGGGTGGAGCCAAATGAAG ATGGATAGATTGAAGATTCTAGATCTGACGGGTTGCGTAAGGTTAAAAAAGACACCCGAGTTCTCTAATTTCATGTCTTTGGAGAAGCTAATTCTTGCTAGGTGTGTCGAGTTAACCACAATTGACCGCTCCATTAATAAGCTAGAACACCTAACTTCTTTGAATATCAAGGGATGCAGGTTGCTTGGGGAGTTACCCGAAGAAGTCAGTGCTCTACAATCTTTGACAGAGGTTATCATGCCCCAAACTTTTCAATGCTTCAAACTTTTGGAGGCATTTGGCAATCTGAAATCTTTGTTGAGTTTGATATTAGACGAGCACCTTGGAATCAGCCAACTTCCAAGCTATATTGGAGGGTTAGTGAAAGTTACATATTTATCTTTACGTTGGTGTATGGGGATAGAGAAGCTTCCATGCTCTCTTGGAAAAATGGAAATGTTGGGCGAGTTGGATTTATCAATGTCAGGAATAGTTGAACTACCTGATTCCATTGGAGATATGAAGAAACTAAAAGTCATTAGAGTAAGCTATACAATGATAAGAAATTTTCCTCATGCGATTGGACAAGTGGAGATGCTTGAAGAGTTACATGCCAAGAAATGTTGGGATCTGACAGATGAAAATCTAGAGGAAATTGGGAAGCTATCCCATTTGAAGATATTGGACTTATCATATACTCATGTATCTAGATTCTCCACGGTGCTAGGTTGTCTCTCTCATCTCCACACACTTGAATTGGGTTCGAGTGACCTTCAGGAGGTACCTGATCTTCCCTCAAGTTTGACACGCCTTCACATGCAAGCATGTCAGTTCCAATCTATCCTTGACCTCTCAAGTCTCGTTAATTTAGATTATCTGGAATTATCTAGATTAACTGTTTCAAGAGAGAAACCTGACCCAAGTTGGACAAACAATTTGCCAGTTAAACAACTGATCCATCCGCTTCCAAGTGGCTTGTCAACTTTGAAATGCAGGGGCATCATGCTACTACCATCTCTTTCCaacttgagaaaattatcaGTTCTGTGTGTCATTGAATATCCAATGCCATACTTCTCTATCTCTCAGGAGCTAATACATTTAACAGAATTGAAACTAAGTAAGTGCAAATTTGTTGAGATAATATATGTGTCATGCTTGAAGAATCTACAGCACCTAGAACTAAACAGATTGGACAGGCTGGTTAAGATTGAAGGTTTGTTAGAATTGGCATCCTTGTTGTACTTTCGTATTTCTGACTGCTATAGGATAAAAAGGTTACCCAACTTATCAAAGTTAGATAAGCTACAACACATTGAGCTAGAAGCTTGTCCAAAAATAAAAGCGATTGAGGGCATCAAGGGCTTAGAAAGGTTGGTGTGGGATAATCGTGGTTGCATTGTACTAGAGAGATTGCTGGATGTCTCAAGATCGACTTGGATTTCCCGCAAAACACCAGAGTGCCAGGTTTCCTGA